The window TCCATCTGGTCTGCCGGCATAATCGTGGAAACAGCGTGTTTGTACACGAGTTGCGAAGCACCATCACGGCGCAGTAGGATCGAGAAATTATCGAACCAGGTAACGATACCCTGCAGCTTCACGCCCTTCACCAGAAATATGGTGACCGCCGACTTGTTGCGGCGAACATGGTTGAGGAAAGCGTCCTGCAAGGCCACCGGCTTACCGGACGCACCAGATGTTTTTGCCGGCGCTTTGGACGGTTCCGGGGTCGGGCGCGGACGGGGGGACAAGGTTCCCGATTCTGACATGGTTCGCGGTCCTCTTTTTTGTTTTTGGCAGAGCCGCTTCTGCAGCCTGCATTCTGGGCCGGACTGAAATGCCGAACCCGATTATCTCTGCTCTAGATCATTGCGTCTTGGCCGGTTTTCAAGTGCCTATATTACGTAGTTGCGCTCACGCCTTTTCGCTGTTTTTCCGATCGGCC of the Alteripontixanthobacter maritimus genome contains:
- the hfq gene encoding RNA chaperone Hfq — protein: MSESGTLSPRPRPTPEPSKAPAKTSGASGKPVALQDAFLNHVRRNKSAVTIFLVKGVKLQGIVTWFDNFSILLRRDGASQLVYKHAVSTIMPADQMDASQFESAEGNRKQRLLQDVFLSRVSEAEVQVTMFLVNGVMLQGAIAAYDLFSVLLERDGYVQLAYKHAVSTIQPAENVDLTDDWTESDDS